The Vicia villosa cultivar HV-30 ecotype Madison, WI unplaced genomic scaffold, Vvil1.0 ctg.001422F_1_1_3, whole genome shotgun sequence genome includes a window with the following:
- the LOC131635094 gene encoding uncharacterized protein LOC131635094, whose protein sequence is MNCTNVQKVQFGTHMLEKEVEDWGDNTVHIFNEEGMEVTWALFRDAFLENYFPEDVCGKKEVEFLELKQGNGTVAKYASRFQELIKYCPHYNNMNVQRSKYLRFVNGLRHDIKKAIGYQQITRFIELVNKSRIYNGDSRESASHYNSLNDRKGKGQYRRKPYNDKKKQKTSYGGKPSGGRASTLIKCYKYGVEGHHASECNKEFGKCFKCGKPSHKAVDCRVGSGVTCYNCSEQGRISTKCDKPNKEQAKGKVFALPGSETTTEDRLI, encoded by the coding sequence ATGAATTGTACCAATGTGCAGAAGGTGCAGTTTGGCACTCACATGCTAGAGAAGGAAGTTGAGGATTGGGGGGATAATACTGTGCATATATTTAATGAGGAAGGCATGGAAGTTACTTGGGCTCTTTTCcgcgatgcatttttggaaaactattttccggaaGATGTGTGTGGAAAGAAAGAGGTGGAATTTCTAGaattgaagcaaggaaatggaaCGGTGGCAAAGTATGCTTCAAGGTTCCAAGAGTTAatcaagtattgtcctcattACAATAATATGAATGTTCAGAGGTCTAAGTATTTGAGGTTTGTGAATGGTTTgagacatgatatcaagaaggctattGGTTACCAACAAATTACTCGCTTTATAGAGTTAGTTAATAAGAGTCGGATTTATAATGgggatagtagggagagtgcttctcactacaatTCTTTGAATGATAGGAAAGGAAAAGGACAATACCGTAGGAAACCATATAATGATAAGAAGAAGCAGAAAACTAGTTACGGTGGGAAGCCAAGCGGGGGAAGAGCTAGTACTCTGATAAAGTGCTACAAATATGGTGTCGAAGGACATCATGCTTCTGAATGCAACAAGgaatttgggaagtgttttaagtGTGGCAAGCCGAGTCACAAAGCTGTGGATTGTAGAGTTGGTTCaggtgtgacttgctacaattgtagTGAGCAAGGGCGTattagtaccaagtgtgacaaGCCAAATAAggagcaagcgaaaggaaaagtgtttgcattgCCTGGTTCTGAGACCACTACTGAGGATAggctaatctga